In Modestobacter versicolor, a single genomic region encodes these proteins:
- a CDS encoding ABC transporter ATP-binding protein, whose product MPAVEMHAVSKSYRRRGKPPQKALDDLHLLVESGGVHGFLGPNGSGKTTTIRVLLGLVRADSGDVRLLDRPVPAGLPQVVGSVGALVETPLFFPGFSGRRNLRLLAETAGLPGTRVEEALEVVDLRERADDRFKGYSLGMKQRLGIAAALLKHPRLLVLDEPSNGLDPAGIKDVRELIRRLGADGSTTVLLSSHLLAEIEQVADHVSIMARGRCIASGPVREVLAGRSSGDVRVRVPDRAAAAAVLTAAGFRVSSTDDGLLVAAGGAPGRVTRVLAEHGHYLEELTPVAADLESAFLALTADPA is encoded by the coding sequence GTGCCGGCCGTCGAGATGCACGCGGTGAGCAAGAGCTACCGGCGGCGGGGCAAGCCACCGCAGAAGGCGCTCGACGACCTGCACCTGCTCGTGGAGTCCGGTGGCGTGCACGGCTTCCTCGGCCCCAACGGATCGGGCAAGACGACGACGATCCGGGTGCTGCTCGGCCTGGTGCGCGCCGACTCCGGCGACGTCCGGCTGCTCGACCGCCCCGTGCCGGCCGGCCTGCCGCAGGTGGTCGGGAGCGTCGGCGCCCTGGTGGAGACGCCGCTCTTCTTCCCGGGCTTCTCCGGCCGGCGCAACCTCCGGCTGCTCGCCGAGACCGCGGGGCTGCCCGGCACCCGGGTCGAGGAGGCGCTGGAGGTCGTCGACCTGCGGGAGCGGGCCGACGACCGGTTCAAGGGCTACTCGCTCGGCATGAAGCAGCGGCTGGGCATCGCCGCCGCGCTGCTGAAGCACCCCCGGCTGCTGGTGCTCGACGAGCCGAGCAACGGCCTGGACCCCGCCGGCATCAAGGACGTCCGCGAGCTGATCCGCCGGCTCGGCGCCGACGGCTCGACCACCGTGCTGCTCAGCTCCCACCTGCTGGCCGAGATCGAGCAGGTCGCCGACCACGTCTCGATCATGGCGCGGGGGCGCTGCATCGCCTCCGGGCCGGTCCGCGAGGTGCTGGCCGGGCGCTCCTCCGGCGACGTCCGGGTGCGGGTGCCCGACCGCGCCGCGGCCGCCGCGGTGCTCACCGCGGCCGGCTTCCGGGTCAGCTCGACCGACGACGGCCTGCTGGTCGCCGCCGGTGGCGCCCCGGGCCGGGTGACCCGGGTGCTCGCCGAGCACGGCCACTACCTGGAGGAGCTGACGCCGGTGGCGGCGGACCTGGAGAGCGCGTTCCTGGCCCTGACGGCGGACCCGGCATGA
- a CDS encoding ABC transporter permease subunit codes for MSAALAPTVPAGRFTGLLRAEAHRFLARRFLRVLLLLTLLGWAGALVIGLLAFQSPTPEALAAAQAQQQESIESSNAYRQQCVADPGRPSDVPVDEYCGEPADEQNTPVSIFLQPAPYSFVSDTDDGVVSVAAVGAALAFLVGATFVGAEWSTRSMVALLFWETRRPRVMAAKLVVTAVASALVGLLLQVLWLGMAGLLQAVAGDGLAPPGGFWSELVAGQGRGVLLTVFAGLLGFGLTNLLRNTGAATGVAFVYVVIVETAVRGLRPAWQPWLLTNNAAALVLPDGLELSWTDERVPPGGSPTGVVEYLLGHGQAAVYLTVVTAAVVGLGVLLFSRRDLH; via the coding sequence ATGAGCGCCGCGCTGGCCCCCACCGTCCCGGCGGGGCGGTTCACCGGCCTGCTCCGGGCCGAGGCGCACCGCTTCCTGGCCCGGCGGTTCCTCCGGGTGCTGCTGCTGCTCACCCTGCTCGGCTGGGCTGGCGCCCTGGTGATCGGGCTGCTGGCCTTCCAGTCCCCCACGCCGGAGGCGCTGGCCGCCGCGCAGGCCCAGCAGCAGGAGTCGATCGAGAGCAGCAACGCCTACCGGCAGCAGTGCGTGGCCGACCCCGGCCGGCCCAGCGACGTCCCCGTCGACGAGTACTGCGGCGAGCCGGCCGACGAGCAGAACACCCCGGTGTCGATCTTCCTGCAGCCGGCGCCGTACTCGTTCGTCTCCGACACCGACGACGGCGTGGTCTCGGTCGCGGCGGTCGGGGCGGCGCTGGCCTTCCTGGTGGGCGCCACGTTCGTGGGCGCGGAGTGGTCGACCCGGTCGATGGTCGCCCTGCTGTTCTGGGAGACCCGCCGCCCCCGCGTCATGGCCGCCAAGCTGGTGGTCACCGCGGTCGCCTCGGCGCTCGTGGGGCTGCTCCTGCAGGTGCTGTGGCTGGGCATGGCCGGGCTCCTGCAGGCGGTCGCCGGCGACGGCCTCGCCCCGCCCGGGGGCTTCTGGTCCGAGCTCGTGGCCGGCCAGGGCCGCGGGGTGCTGCTGACCGTGTTCGCCGGGCTGCTCGGGTTCGGGCTGACCAACCTGCTGCGCAACACCGGCGCCGCGACCGGCGTCGCCTTCGTCTACGTGGTGATCGTCGAGACCGCCGTGCGGGGGCTCCGGCCTGCCTGGCAGCCCTGGCTGCTCACCAACAACGCGGCCGCCCTGGTGCTCCCCGACGGGCTGGAGCTGAGCTGGACCGACGAGCGGGTGCCGCCGGGGGGCTCGCCCACCGGCGTGGTCGAGTACCTGCTGGGCCACGGGCAGGCGGCGGTGTACCTGACCGTGGTCACCGCCGCGGTCGTCGGGCTCGGGGTGCTGCTGTTCAGCCGGCGCGACCTGCACTGA
- a CDS encoding phytoene desaturase family protein, with translation MARVVVVGAGLGGLAAAARLAAAGHAVTVLEQAPQVGGKLGWYARDGHGFDTGPSLVTLPQVFEDLFAATGDPLHAVLDLQRLDPAVAYRFADGTTTALPGRLDAIPATLDDDLGAGTGAQWSALLGRAEAMWRATEQPFLRSPLAGVATLARLARQTADLRTIAPGRTLRGLGSQYLTDPRLRVLLDRYATYSGSDPRRAPAALLTVPWVEQAFGSWYVRGGLRRLPEAVADRAAERGAVLRCGTAVTEVLVEGGRATGVRLADGETVRADVVVCNADAAALYGRLLPRHAPVRRVRAALRRVTPSSSGLVLLLALTGRTPGLAHHTVLFPADYDAEFDALFGRRGPKRPVADPTVYVSAPDDPATRPDAGSESWFVLVNAPRHEPDGGVDWTAPGLADATADRVLATLAERGLDVRDRVRWRVVRTPADLERETASPGGSIYGTSSNGARAAFLRPANASPLPGLFLVGGSAHPGGGLPLVTLSAEIVAGLVGPA, from the coding sequence GTGGCCCGGGTCGTCGTCGTCGGCGCCGGCCTCGGTGGGCTGGCGGCCGCTGCCCGGCTGGCCGCCGCCGGGCACGCGGTCACCGTGCTCGAGCAGGCCCCGCAGGTCGGCGGCAAGCTCGGCTGGTACGCCCGCGACGGCCACGGCTTCGACACCGGCCCGAGCCTGGTGACCCTGCCGCAGGTCTTCGAGGACCTCTTCGCCGCGACCGGCGACCCGCTGCACGCGGTGCTGGACCTGCAGCGGCTGGACCCGGCGGTCGCCTACCGGTTCGCCGACGGGACGACGACGGCGCTGCCGGGCCGGCTCGACGCCATCCCGGCCACGCTGGACGACGACCTGGGCGCCGGCACCGGTGCGCAGTGGTCGGCGCTGCTCGGCCGGGCCGAGGCGATGTGGCGGGCCACCGAGCAGCCGTTCCTCCGCTCGCCGCTGGCCGGGGTGGCCACCCTCGCCCGGCTGGCCCGGCAGACCGCCGACCTGCGCACGATCGCCCCGGGCCGGACGCTGCGCGGGCTGGGCAGCCAGTACCTGACCGACCCGCGGCTGCGGGTGCTGCTGGACCGCTACGCCACCTACTCCGGCTCCGACCCGCGCCGCGCGCCCGCCGCCCTGCTGACCGTGCCGTGGGTCGAGCAGGCGTTCGGCTCCTGGTACGTGCGCGGCGGGCTGCGCCGGCTGCCCGAGGCGGTGGCCGACCGGGCAGCCGAGCGCGGCGCGGTGCTCCGGTGCGGCACCGCGGTGACCGAGGTGCTGGTGGAGGGCGGCCGGGCGACCGGCGTGCGGCTGGCCGACGGCGAGACCGTGCGCGCCGACGTCGTGGTCTGCAACGCCGACGCCGCGGCGCTCTACGGCCGGCTGCTCCCCCGGCACGCGCCGGTGCGCCGGGTGCGTGCCGCCCTGCGCCGGGTCACGCCGTCGTCGTCCGGGCTGGTGCTGCTGCTGGCGCTGACCGGCCGCACGCCGGGCCTGGCCCACCACACGGTGCTCTTCCCCGCCGACTACGACGCCGAGTTCGACGCGCTGTTCGGGCGGCGGGGGCCGAAGCGGCCGGTGGCCGACCCCACCGTCTACGTCAGCGCCCCCGACGACCCGGCGACCCGGCCGGACGCGGGCAGCGAGTCCTGGTTCGTGCTGGTCAACGCGCCCCGGCACGAGCCGGACGGCGGGGTCGACTGGACCGCCCCCGGGCTGGCCGACGCCACCGCCGACCGGGTGCTCGCGACGCTGGCCGAGCGCGGGCTGGACGTGCGCGACCGGGTGCGCTGGCGGGTGGTGCGCACCCCCGCCGACCTGGAGCGGGAGACCGCGAGCCCGGGCGGCTCCATCTACGGCACCTCGAGCAACGGCGCCCGCGCGGCCTTCCTCCGCCCGGCGAACGCCTCGCCGCTCCCGGGGCTGTTCCTGGTCGGCGGCTCGGCGCACCCCGGCGGCGGGCTGCCCCTGGTCACCCTCTCGGCCGAGATCGTCGCCGGGCTCGTCGGCCCCGCCTGA
- a CDS encoding glycoside hydrolase family 3 protein has product MSSTPFDDAVTAVRGGADVHQEARRLYDQLTPEERLGLLDGDTPFWEGFLAMLTGGYNTEPIPHGAVERLGIPGTRFVDGPRGCVSGNGTAFPVSMARGATWDPELEERVGEVIGREVRAQGGNFFGGVCINLLRHPAWGRAQETYGDDPHHLGEMGAALVRGTQRYVMACAKHYALNSMENARFRVDVAIDEGALHDVYLPHFKRTVDEGVAAVMSAYNSVNGEWAGQNRYLLTEVLRDQWGWDGITVSDFIWGLRDGGAALEAGLDLEEPFRQQRARFLAGQLEDGTASWASVERSGLRMIAVQLRSYAARAQGPFGPELMADDEARALARTVAARAMVLLSNDPVDGAPVLPLDPAAVTSIAVIGRLATAGNMGDHGSSDVRAPSSSTPLDGITAAFPGARVVLVTDDDPAAAAEAAGQADVAVVVAGFTAEDEGEYVGADTMEDPALLALYPPRPDGVRATGTDVVMTAGEGFGGDRASLRLRPVDEEVIRATAAANPRTVVAVVASGPVLTEAWRHEVPAVLLMWYAGMEGGAALADVLTGAAEPAGRLPFSVPTSEEHLPAFDRDATAITYDRWHGQRLLDRLGVEAAYPHGFGLSYTSFTTGDAAWTGAGVTATVTNTGDRDGRHVVQVYGRAGQEQVLVGFAPVAVPAGAAVEVTVPVSLLALARWDADRRERVLPDVAAVELEVGAHAHDPQAAVLRLG; this is encoded by the coding sequence GTGAGCAGCACGCCGTTCGACGACGCCGTCACCGCCGTCCGGGGTGGTGCCGACGTGCACCAGGAGGCCCGGCGGCTCTACGACCAGCTCACCCCCGAGGAACGGCTGGGCCTGCTGGACGGCGACACCCCGTTCTGGGAGGGCTTCCTGGCGATGCTCACCGGCGGCTACAACACCGAGCCGATCCCGCACGGCGCCGTCGAGCGGCTGGGCATCCCGGGGACCCGGTTCGTCGACGGCCCGCGCGGCTGCGTCTCCGGGAACGGCACGGCCTTCCCGGTGTCGATGGCCCGCGGCGCCACCTGGGACCCCGAGCTCGAGGAGCGGGTCGGCGAGGTCATCGGCCGCGAGGTGCGCGCGCAGGGCGGCAACTTCTTCGGCGGCGTCTGCATCAACCTGCTGCGCCACCCGGCCTGGGGCCGCGCGCAGGAGACCTACGGCGACGACCCGCACCACCTCGGCGAGATGGGCGCCGCCCTGGTGCGCGGCACCCAGCGGTACGTGATGGCCTGCGCCAAGCACTACGCGCTCAACTCGATGGAGAACGCCCGCTTCCGGGTCGACGTGGCCATCGACGAGGGCGCCCTGCACGACGTCTACCTGCCGCACTTCAAGCGCACCGTCGACGAGGGCGTGGCCGCTGTCATGTCGGCCTACAACTCGGTCAACGGCGAGTGGGCCGGGCAGAACCGGTACCTGCTCACCGAGGTGCTGCGCGACCAGTGGGGCTGGGACGGCATCACGGTCAGCGACTTCATCTGGGGCCTGCGCGACGGCGGTGCCGCCCTGGAGGCCGGACTGGACCTCGAGGAGCCCTTCCGCCAGCAGCGCGCCCGGTTCCTGGCCGGTCAGCTGGAGGACGGCACCGCCTCCTGGGCGTCGGTCGAGCGCTCCGGCCTGCGCATGATCGCCGTGCAGCTGCGCTCCTACGCCGCCCGCGCGCAGGGCCCGTTCGGGCCCGAGCTGATGGCCGACGACGAGGCGCGCGCCCTGGCGCGCACGGTGGCCGCCCGGGCGATGGTGCTGCTGTCCAACGACCCGGTCGACGGCGCGCCGGTGCTGCCGCTGGACCCCGCTGCGGTCACCTCGATCGCCGTCATCGGCCGGCTGGCGACGGCGGGCAACATGGGCGACCACGGCTCCTCCGACGTCCGGGCGCCGAGCAGCAGCACCCCGCTCGACGGGATCACCGCCGCGTTCCCCGGTGCCCGCGTCGTGCTGGTCACCGACGACGACCCCGCGGCGGCGGCCGAGGCGGCCGGGCAGGCCGACGTGGCGGTCGTGGTGGCCGGCTTCACCGCCGAGGACGAGGGCGAGTACGTCGGCGCGGACACCATGGAGGACCCGGCGCTGCTGGCCCTCTACCCGCCCCGGCCGGACGGCGTCCGCGCCACCGGCACCGACGTGGTGATGACCGCCGGCGAGGGCTTCGGCGGCGACCGCGCGTCGCTGCGGCTGCGGCCGGTCGACGAGGAGGTCATCCGGGCGACCGCGGCGGCCAACCCGCGCACCGTCGTCGCGGTGGTCGCCTCGGGCCCGGTCCTCACCGAGGCGTGGCGGCACGAGGTGCCCGCCGTCCTGCTGATGTGGTACGCCGGGATGGAGGGCGGCGCCGCGCTCGCCGACGTGCTCACCGGTGCCGCGGAGCCCGCCGGCCGGCTGCCGTTCTCCGTGCCGACCAGCGAGGAGCACCTGCCCGCCTTCGACCGCGACGCCACCGCGATCACCTACGACCGCTGGCACGGTCAGCGGCTGCTCGACCGGCTCGGCGTCGAGGCGGCGTACCCGCACGGCTTCGGGCTGTCCTACACGTCGTTCACCACCGGCGACGCGGCCTGGACCGGCGCGGGCGTGACCGCGACGGTGACCAACACCGGCGACCGGGACGGCCGGCACGTGGTGCAGGTCTACGGCCGGGCCGGCCAGGAGCAGGTGCTGGTCGGGTTCGCCCCGGTGGCCGTGCCCGCCGGCGCCGCGGTCGAGGTGACCGTGCCGGTCAGCCTGCTCGCACTCGCCCGCTGGGACGCTGACCGGCGGGAGCGGGTGCTGCCCGACGTCGCCGCCGTGGAGCTGGAGGTCGGCGCGCACGCCCACGACCCGCAGGCCGCCGTCCTGCGGCTCGGGTGA